The following proteins are co-located in the Primulina tabacum isolate GXHZ01 chromosome 11, ASM2559414v2, whole genome shotgun sequence genome:
- the LOC142518721 gene encoding lysine-specific demethylase JMJ13-like isoform X2, which produces MKKETLNDSTCEQSMMSGSGGDALKVSAPCGVRIHSGADAYSKFGYTSKDNDVLLKCKVAKFDTYDLEWTDKILECPVYCPTKEEFEDPLVYLQKIAPEASKYGICKIVSPVSASVPAGVVLMKENGGFKFTTRVQPLRLAEWDTDDRFTFYMSGRNYTFRDFEKMANKFFARRYYSVGCLPPSYMEKEFWHEIAGGKIESVEYACDVDGSAFSSSPNDPLGTSKWNLKKLSRLPKSVLRLLETAIPGVTEPMLYIGMLFSMFAWHVEDHYLYSINYHHCGAAKTWYGIPGHAALDFEKVVRERVYNNDILSADGEDGAFDVLLGKTTLFPPNILLEHNVPVYKAVQKPGDYVITFPRAYHAGFSHGFCCGEAVNFAVGDWFRLGSIASHRYALLNKLPIIPQEELLCKEAMFLYSRLDLKGPSYSNEELISRRSIEVSFATLIRFQHYARWCLTKSTKCSGASSICYGTILCTICKRDCHVAYLNCKCYMHPVCLHHDIRSLDVPCGGSSTISVREDILKLEAAARQFEQDKDVFNEVEQHFRNDDDFVSLSKIFSGALYDGYIPYGKITSELEFKICSTENQTKLQPCNSHNCSSLCYETEKIRTQTPYNSSIARPSSLKLTESFPKLDHVCENSYSVVASRRQFISSVSEVPQSSSCEVVSSQKIVQAANARNNTNDETDQSDSEIFRVKRRSPPKLEKMILHDSMSLKGKQQGLKRLKKHQAGLSMQVMFSECSTANVGCKSSFNSTEFKEACVPSSEKTARGSGLPISIKFKKMVDDEAWSKMQKDTRHEYELGKYSSRPPSIEIGPKRLKVRGPSILG; this is translated from the exons ATGAAAAAAGAAACATTGAATGACTCAACTTGCGAGCAGAGTATGATGAGTGGGAGCGGGGGAGATGCTTTAAAAGTTTCTGCTCCTTGTGGTGTGCGAATACATAGTGGTGCTGATGCATACTCAAAATTTGGTTACACTTCAAAGGATAATGATGTACTTTTAAAGTGCAAGGTGGCAAAGTTCGACACATATGACCTTGAATGGACTGATAAAATTCTTGAGTGTCCGGTGTACTGTCCAACTAAAGAGGAATTTGAGGATCCTTTAGTTTATTTGCAAAAGATAGCTCCAGAAGCCTCAAAATATG GTATATGCAAGATTGTATCCCCCGTGAGTGCTTCTGTTCCTGCTGGTGTGGTTCTGATGAAAGAGAATGGTGGTTTCAAATTTACAACAAGAGTGCAACCACTTCGTTTAGCTGAATGGGATACTGATGACAGGTTTACCTTTTACATGAGTGGCAG GAACTACACATTTCGTGATTTCGAGAAAATGGCGAACAAGTTTTTTGCTCGTAGATATTATAGTGTTGGATGCCTTCCTCCCTCTTACATGGAAAAAGAATTTTGGCATGAAATAGCTGGTGGAAAGATTGAAAGTGTTGAATATGCATGTGATGTTGATGGTAGTGCATTTTCATCTTCTCCCAATGATCCACTTGGAACATCCAAATGGAATCTGAAG AAACTCTCCCGGCTACCTAAATCTGTTTTGCGCCTTCTGGAAACTGCAATCCCA GGAGTGACGGAGCCTATGCTTTATATAGGAATGTTGTTTAGCATGTTTGCTTGGCATGTTGAAGATCATTACCTGTATAG CATCAACTATCATCATTGTGGGGCAGCAAAAACATGGTATGGAATTCCTGGTCATGCAGCTCTTGATTTTGAAAAGGTGGTAAGGGAGCGCGTGTACAATAATGATATCTTATCAGCTGATGGGGAGGATGGAGCTTTTGATGTGCTCTTGGGGAAGACAACGTTGTTTCCACCAAATATTTTGTTAGAACACAATGTTCCCGTTTATAAAGCCGTACAAAAGCCCGGGGATTATGTAATAACTTTCCCCAGGGCTTATCATGCGGGATTTAGTCATG GTTTTTGTTGTGGTGAAGCTGTTAATTTTGCAGTTGGTGATTGGTTTCGCCTGGGATCAATCGCAAGTCATCGTTATGCTCTGCTTAATAAGCTTCCAATCATTCCCCAAGAAGAGCTTCTGTGCAAAGAAGCCATGTTTCTCTATTCCCGTCTGGATCTTAAAGGGCccagttattcaaatgaagagTTGATATCTCGTAGGAGCATCGAAGTTTCTTTTGCAACATTAATCCGTTTCCAGCATTATGCTCGCTGGTGCCTAACAAAATCAACTAAATGCTCTGGTGCTTCTTCTATTTGCTATGGAACAATTCTTTGCACCATATGCAAGCGGGATTGTCATGTAGCGTATCTAAATTGCAAGTGCTACATGCATCCTGTATGCCTTCACCATG ATATCAGATCACTTGATGTGCCTTGTGGTGGCTCTTCAACCATTTCTGTTAGGGAGGATATCTTGAAATTGGAAGCAGCAGCAAGGCAATTCGAGCAGGATAAAGATGTATTTAATGAGGTCGAGCAGCATTTTAGAAATGATGATGACTTTGTTTCGTTATCTAAAATATTCTCAGGAGCTTTGTATGACGGTTATATTCCATATGGCAAGATTACTTCCGagttagaattcaaaatttgttCTACCGAGAATCAAACTAAGCTCCAACCATGTAATTCTCACAATTGCTCCAGCTTGTGTTATGAAACTgagaaaataagaactcaaACACCATATAATTCAAGTATTGCTCGTCCATCATCATTGAAGTTGactgaaagttttcccaaactTGACCAT GTGTGTGAGAACTCCTACTCGGTCGTGGCATCTCGTAGGCAATTCATTTCCTCTGTCTCTGAAGTTCCACAATCCTCTTCTTGCGAAGTTGTTAGCTCCCAAAAGATTGTTCAGGCAGCTAATGCTAGAAATAACACGAATGACGAAACTGATCAGTCTGATTCAGAAATATTCAGGGTCAAAAGGCGGTCTCCTCCAAAATTGGAGAAGATGATCTTGCACGATTCCATGTCTCTTAAAGGGAAACAACAG GGTCTGAAGCGGTTAAAGAAGCATCAAGCAGGACTCTCTATGCAGGTTATGTTCTCCGAATGTTCTACTGCTAATGTAGGATGTAAATCTAGCTTCAACTCAACTGAGTTTAAAGAAGCTTGTGTTCCCTCTAGCGAGAAAACGGCAAGGGGAAGCGGTCTTCCCATCTCCATTAAGTTCAAGAAAATGGTCGATGATGAAGCGTGGAGCAAAATGCAAAAAGATACGAGACATGAGTATGAGTTGGGGAAATACTCGAGTAGACCTCCTTCCATAGAAATCGGGCCAAAACGTCTCAAAGTGAGAGGGCCATCGATCTTAGGGTAG
- the LOC142518721 gene encoding lysine-specific demethylase JMJ13-like isoform X1 has protein sequence MVEGRACTLREAELEFLKRKRLQRMKKETLNDSTCEQSMMSGSGGDALKVSAPCGVRIHSGADAYSKFGYTSKDNDVLLKCKVAKFDTYDLEWTDKILECPVYCPTKEEFEDPLVYLQKIAPEASKYGICKIVSPVSASVPAGVVLMKENGGFKFTTRVQPLRLAEWDTDDRFTFYMSGRNYTFRDFEKMANKFFARRYYSVGCLPPSYMEKEFWHEIAGGKIESVEYACDVDGSAFSSSPNDPLGTSKWNLKKLSRLPKSVLRLLETAIPGVTEPMLYIGMLFSMFAWHVEDHYLYSINYHHCGAAKTWYGIPGHAALDFEKVVRERVYNNDILSADGEDGAFDVLLGKTTLFPPNILLEHNVPVYKAVQKPGDYVITFPRAYHAGFSHGFCCGEAVNFAVGDWFRLGSIASHRYALLNKLPIIPQEELLCKEAMFLYSRLDLKGPSYSNEELISRRSIEVSFATLIRFQHYARWCLTKSTKCSGASSICYGTILCTICKRDCHVAYLNCKCYMHPVCLHHDIRSLDVPCGGSSTISVREDILKLEAAARQFEQDKDVFNEVEQHFRNDDDFVSLSKIFSGALYDGYIPYGKITSELEFKICSTENQTKLQPCNSHNCSSLCYETEKIRTQTPYNSSIARPSSLKLTESFPKLDHVCENSYSVVASRRQFISSVSEVPQSSSCEVVSSQKIVQAANARNNTNDETDQSDSEIFRVKRRSPPKLEKMILHDSMSLKGKQQGLKRLKKHQAGLSMQVMFSECSTANVGCKSSFNSTEFKEACVPSSEKTARGSGLPISIKFKKMVDDEAWSKMQKDTRHEYELGKYSSRPPSIEIGPKRLKVRGPSILG, from the exons ATG GTGGAAGGTAGGGCCTGTACGTTGAGAGAAGCTGAATTGGAATTTCTGAAGCGTAAAAGGTTACAGCGTATGAAAAAAGAAACATTGAATGACTCAACTTGCGAGCAGAGTATGATGAGTGGGAGCGGGGGAGATGCTTTAAAAGTTTCTGCTCCTTGTGGTGTGCGAATACATAGTGGTGCTGATGCATACTCAAAATTTGGTTACACTTCAAAGGATAATGATGTACTTTTAAAGTGCAAGGTGGCAAAGTTCGACACATATGACCTTGAATGGACTGATAAAATTCTTGAGTGTCCGGTGTACTGTCCAACTAAAGAGGAATTTGAGGATCCTTTAGTTTATTTGCAAAAGATAGCTCCAGAAGCCTCAAAATATG GTATATGCAAGATTGTATCCCCCGTGAGTGCTTCTGTTCCTGCTGGTGTGGTTCTGATGAAAGAGAATGGTGGTTTCAAATTTACAACAAGAGTGCAACCACTTCGTTTAGCTGAATGGGATACTGATGACAGGTTTACCTTTTACATGAGTGGCAG GAACTACACATTTCGTGATTTCGAGAAAATGGCGAACAAGTTTTTTGCTCGTAGATATTATAGTGTTGGATGCCTTCCTCCCTCTTACATGGAAAAAGAATTTTGGCATGAAATAGCTGGTGGAAAGATTGAAAGTGTTGAATATGCATGTGATGTTGATGGTAGTGCATTTTCATCTTCTCCCAATGATCCACTTGGAACATCCAAATGGAATCTGAAG AAACTCTCCCGGCTACCTAAATCTGTTTTGCGCCTTCTGGAAACTGCAATCCCA GGAGTGACGGAGCCTATGCTTTATATAGGAATGTTGTTTAGCATGTTTGCTTGGCATGTTGAAGATCATTACCTGTATAG CATCAACTATCATCATTGTGGGGCAGCAAAAACATGGTATGGAATTCCTGGTCATGCAGCTCTTGATTTTGAAAAGGTGGTAAGGGAGCGCGTGTACAATAATGATATCTTATCAGCTGATGGGGAGGATGGAGCTTTTGATGTGCTCTTGGGGAAGACAACGTTGTTTCCACCAAATATTTTGTTAGAACACAATGTTCCCGTTTATAAAGCCGTACAAAAGCCCGGGGATTATGTAATAACTTTCCCCAGGGCTTATCATGCGGGATTTAGTCATG GTTTTTGTTGTGGTGAAGCTGTTAATTTTGCAGTTGGTGATTGGTTTCGCCTGGGATCAATCGCAAGTCATCGTTATGCTCTGCTTAATAAGCTTCCAATCATTCCCCAAGAAGAGCTTCTGTGCAAAGAAGCCATGTTTCTCTATTCCCGTCTGGATCTTAAAGGGCccagttattcaaatgaagagTTGATATCTCGTAGGAGCATCGAAGTTTCTTTTGCAACATTAATCCGTTTCCAGCATTATGCTCGCTGGTGCCTAACAAAATCAACTAAATGCTCTGGTGCTTCTTCTATTTGCTATGGAACAATTCTTTGCACCATATGCAAGCGGGATTGTCATGTAGCGTATCTAAATTGCAAGTGCTACATGCATCCTGTATGCCTTCACCATG ATATCAGATCACTTGATGTGCCTTGTGGTGGCTCTTCAACCATTTCTGTTAGGGAGGATATCTTGAAATTGGAAGCAGCAGCAAGGCAATTCGAGCAGGATAAAGATGTATTTAATGAGGTCGAGCAGCATTTTAGAAATGATGATGACTTTGTTTCGTTATCTAAAATATTCTCAGGAGCTTTGTATGACGGTTATATTCCATATGGCAAGATTACTTCCGagttagaattcaaaatttgttCTACCGAGAATCAAACTAAGCTCCAACCATGTAATTCTCACAATTGCTCCAGCTTGTGTTATGAAACTgagaaaataagaactcaaACACCATATAATTCAAGTATTGCTCGTCCATCATCATTGAAGTTGactgaaagttttcccaaactTGACCAT GTGTGTGAGAACTCCTACTCGGTCGTGGCATCTCGTAGGCAATTCATTTCCTCTGTCTCTGAAGTTCCACAATCCTCTTCTTGCGAAGTTGTTAGCTCCCAAAAGATTGTTCAGGCAGCTAATGCTAGAAATAACACGAATGACGAAACTGATCAGTCTGATTCAGAAATATTCAGGGTCAAAAGGCGGTCTCCTCCAAAATTGGAGAAGATGATCTTGCACGATTCCATGTCTCTTAAAGGGAAACAACAG GGTCTGAAGCGGTTAAAGAAGCATCAAGCAGGACTCTCTATGCAGGTTATGTTCTCCGAATGTTCTACTGCTAATGTAGGATGTAAATCTAGCTTCAACTCAACTGAGTTTAAAGAAGCTTGTGTTCCCTCTAGCGAGAAAACGGCAAGGGGAAGCGGTCTTCCCATCTCCATTAAGTTCAAGAAAATGGTCGATGATGAAGCGTGGAGCAAAATGCAAAAAGATACGAGACATGAGTATGAGTTGGGGAAATACTCGAGTAGACCTCCTTCCATAGAAATCGGGCCAAAACGTCTCAAAGTGAGAGGGCCATCGATCTTAGGGTAG
- the LOC142518721 gene encoding lysine-specific demethylase JMJ13-like isoform X3: MVEGRACTLREAELEFLKRKRLQRMKKETLNDSTCEQSMMSGSGGDALKVSAPCGVRIHSGADAYSKFGYTSKDNDVLLKCKVAKFDTYDLEWTDKILECPVYCPTKEEFEDPLVYLQKIAPEASKYGICKIVSPVSASVPAGVVLMKENGGFKFTTRVQPLRLAEWDTDDRFTFYMSGRNYTFRDFEKMANKFFARRYYSVGCLPPSYMEKEFWHEIAGGKIESVEYACDVDGSAFSSSPNDPLGTSKWNLKKLSRLPKSVLRLLETAIPGVTEPMLYIGMLFSMFAWHVEDHYLYSINYHHCGAAKTWYGIPGHAALDFEKVVRERVYNNDILSADGEDGAFDVLLGKTTLFPPNILLEHNVPVYKAVQKPGDYVITFPRAYHAGFSHGFCCGEAVNFAVGDWFRLGSIASHRYALLNKLPIIPQEELLCKEAMFLYSRLDLKGPSYSNEELISRRSIEVSFATLIRFQHYARWCLTKSTKCSGASSICYGTILCTICKRDCHVAYLNCKCYMHPVCLHHDIRSLDVPCGGSSTISVREDILKLEAAARQFEQDKDVFNEVCENSYSVVASRRQFISSVSEVPQSSSCEVVSSQKIVQAANARNNTNDETDQSDSEIFRVKRRSPPKLEKMILHDSMSLKGKQQGLKRLKKHQAGLSMQVMFSECSTANVGCKSSFNSTEFKEACVPSSEKTARGSGLPISIKFKKMVDDEAWSKMQKDTRHEYELGKYSSRPPSIEIGPKRLKVRGPSILG, encoded by the exons ATG GTGGAAGGTAGGGCCTGTACGTTGAGAGAAGCTGAATTGGAATTTCTGAAGCGTAAAAGGTTACAGCGTATGAAAAAAGAAACATTGAATGACTCAACTTGCGAGCAGAGTATGATGAGTGGGAGCGGGGGAGATGCTTTAAAAGTTTCTGCTCCTTGTGGTGTGCGAATACATAGTGGTGCTGATGCATACTCAAAATTTGGTTACACTTCAAAGGATAATGATGTACTTTTAAAGTGCAAGGTGGCAAAGTTCGACACATATGACCTTGAATGGACTGATAAAATTCTTGAGTGTCCGGTGTACTGTCCAACTAAAGAGGAATTTGAGGATCCTTTAGTTTATTTGCAAAAGATAGCTCCAGAAGCCTCAAAATATG GTATATGCAAGATTGTATCCCCCGTGAGTGCTTCTGTTCCTGCTGGTGTGGTTCTGATGAAAGAGAATGGTGGTTTCAAATTTACAACAAGAGTGCAACCACTTCGTTTAGCTGAATGGGATACTGATGACAGGTTTACCTTTTACATGAGTGGCAG GAACTACACATTTCGTGATTTCGAGAAAATGGCGAACAAGTTTTTTGCTCGTAGATATTATAGTGTTGGATGCCTTCCTCCCTCTTACATGGAAAAAGAATTTTGGCATGAAATAGCTGGTGGAAAGATTGAAAGTGTTGAATATGCATGTGATGTTGATGGTAGTGCATTTTCATCTTCTCCCAATGATCCACTTGGAACATCCAAATGGAATCTGAAG AAACTCTCCCGGCTACCTAAATCTGTTTTGCGCCTTCTGGAAACTGCAATCCCA GGAGTGACGGAGCCTATGCTTTATATAGGAATGTTGTTTAGCATGTTTGCTTGGCATGTTGAAGATCATTACCTGTATAG CATCAACTATCATCATTGTGGGGCAGCAAAAACATGGTATGGAATTCCTGGTCATGCAGCTCTTGATTTTGAAAAGGTGGTAAGGGAGCGCGTGTACAATAATGATATCTTATCAGCTGATGGGGAGGATGGAGCTTTTGATGTGCTCTTGGGGAAGACAACGTTGTTTCCACCAAATATTTTGTTAGAACACAATGTTCCCGTTTATAAAGCCGTACAAAAGCCCGGGGATTATGTAATAACTTTCCCCAGGGCTTATCATGCGGGATTTAGTCATG GTTTTTGTTGTGGTGAAGCTGTTAATTTTGCAGTTGGTGATTGGTTTCGCCTGGGATCAATCGCAAGTCATCGTTATGCTCTGCTTAATAAGCTTCCAATCATTCCCCAAGAAGAGCTTCTGTGCAAAGAAGCCATGTTTCTCTATTCCCGTCTGGATCTTAAAGGGCccagttattcaaatgaagagTTGATATCTCGTAGGAGCATCGAAGTTTCTTTTGCAACATTAATCCGTTTCCAGCATTATGCTCGCTGGTGCCTAACAAAATCAACTAAATGCTCTGGTGCTTCTTCTATTTGCTATGGAACAATTCTTTGCACCATATGCAAGCGGGATTGTCATGTAGCGTATCTAAATTGCAAGTGCTACATGCATCCTGTATGCCTTCACCATG ATATCAGATCACTTGATGTGCCTTGTGGTGGCTCTTCAACCATTTCTGTTAGGGAGGATATCTTGAAATTGGAAGCAGCAGCAAGGCAATTCGAGCAGGATAAAGATGTATTTAATGAG GTGTGTGAGAACTCCTACTCGGTCGTGGCATCTCGTAGGCAATTCATTTCCTCTGTCTCTGAAGTTCCACAATCCTCTTCTTGCGAAGTTGTTAGCTCCCAAAAGATTGTTCAGGCAGCTAATGCTAGAAATAACACGAATGACGAAACTGATCAGTCTGATTCAGAAATATTCAGGGTCAAAAGGCGGTCTCCTCCAAAATTGGAGAAGATGATCTTGCACGATTCCATGTCTCTTAAAGGGAAACAACAG GGTCTGAAGCGGTTAAAGAAGCATCAAGCAGGACTCTCTATGCAGGTTATGTTCTCCGAATGTTCTACTGCTAATGTAGGATGTAAATCTAGCTTCAACTCAACTGAGTTTAAAGAAGCTTGTGTTCCCTCTAGCGAGAAAACGGCAAGGGGAAGCGGTCTTCCCATCTCCATTAAGTTCAAGAAAATGGTCGATGATGAAGCGTGGAGCAAAATGCAAAAAGATACGAGACATGAGTATGAGTTGGGGAAATACTCGAGTAGACCTCCTTCCATAGAAATCGGGCCAAAACGTCTCAAAGTGAGAGGGCCATCGATCTTAGGGTAG